The Beijerinckiaceae bacterium RH AL1 genome has a segment encoding these proteins:
- a CDS encoding protein of unknown function (ID:RHAL1_03733;~source:Prodigal:2.6), protein MDLRGILTGLVTFIGCVTTANADVYRTICGDDDAKVRFSIESDTNSKIGVLVDYDWNTKAAPGRSKSKISLLKVTSVGWYHPLVRVGLVDLKTRYRYTVEYFEPNVPAKDGYSRGVEDAAVTQPDDSTSKFSCALNE, encoded by the coding sequence ATGGATTTGCGGGGCATATTGACCGGCCTAGTAACTTTTATTGGCTGCGTTACAACAGCAAATGCGGACGTCTATCGGACGATTTGCGGCGACGATGACGCGAAGGTGAGGTTCTCAATAGAAAGCGATACCAATTCGAAGATTGGGGTCCTGGTCGATTACGATTGGAATACGAAGGCCGCGCCGGGCAGGTCGAAGTCGAAGATCAGCTTGCTGAAGGTCACCAGCGTGGGCTGGTACCATCCACTCGTACGCGTCGGCCTCGTCGATCTGAAAACCCGCTACAGGTACACCGTCGAATACTTTGAGCCGAACGTTCCAGCGAAGGACGGCTACAGCAGAGGGGTTGAGGATGCGGCGGTGACGCAGCCCGACGATTCGACGTCGAAATTCTCCTGTGCTCTCAACGAATAA
- a CDS encoding exported protein of unknown function (ID:RHAL1_03734;~source:Prodigal:2.6) has protein sequence MRRLTLGLVLVLTSASAFAEAPPVSTPKQSEARLQQIEAKRLAQQEARRQAAEVARQAARDAQLQAAAAARVAAQQQQAETSGIPPAPGYVAPQAVPPDPAEAAKKNWATQVRSHTAQLLAKVATRRGHITVSFKVSETGDVFNVEVTGEPHDARLAAATLRSAHMPAPPDQRDHTITVGVNVQDGRGPMLGAHVDAAQTPTHESAKDRWLKDMVPAITAATIGDSLPPGIPAETKIEVGFRVNQDGRPSIVVFKGNQALKSFAERTLAKTKFGPLPNGIKSEQGFTWVFVTPGAGKDSQRSPPVAPSTKAKLTEVLDGSPKSGAPMTFTRSTPKATFDGENENQRWMNQVYAMLEAKIAQLPHSTSIPPTGKVAICFHVGTDGRIFSQEFCAKSGRPETDALVMRALHAAAPFPPPPTGINKGLIWVKKFDSTSP, from the coding sequence ATGCGCCGCTTGACCCTCGGACTTGTGCTCGTGCTAACGAGCGCGTCTGCCTTTGCTGAGGCGCCGCCTGTTTCCACGCCTAAGCAAAGCGAGGCTCGGCTTCAGCAGATCGAGGCCAAGCGGCTTGCGCAGCAGGAGGCGAGGCGGCAAGCGGCCGAAGTCGCGCGACAGGCTGCAAGGGATGCCCAACTACAGGCCGCTGCGGCGGCCAGGGTAGCCGCTCAGCAACAACAGGCCGAGACTTCCGGCATCCCGCCAGCGCCCGGCTATGTGGCCCCTCAGGCCGTTCCACCGGACCCTGCGGAGGCCGCCAAAAAGAATTGGGCGACCCAGGTCCGTTCGCACACTGCTCAGCTCCTAGCGAAAGTCGCAACACGACGCGGGCACATTACGGTATCCTTCAAGGTCTCGGAGACTGGCGACGTCTTCAACGTCGAGGTCACCGGCGAGCCCCACGATGCAAGGCTCGCCGCCGCGACCCTGCGAAGCGCACACATGCCTGCCCCGCCCGATCAGCGCGATCATACGATTACGGTAGGTGTCAACGTCCAGGACGGCCGTGGTCCGATGCTGGGGGCGCATGTCGATGCGGCACAGACGCCGACGCATGAGAGCGCCAAGGATCGTTGGCTCAAGGACATGGTGCCAGCGATTACGGCAGCGACGATCGGCGACTCTCTGCCGCCGGGCATCCCTGCCGAGACGAAGATTGAGGTAGGCTTCAGGGTCAATCAGGACGGGCGTCCATCCATCGTTGTTTTCAAAGGGAATCAGGCGCTAAAATCCTTCGCCGAGCGCACTTTAGCGAAAACGAAATTTGGACCTCTCCCAAACGGCATTAAGAGTGAGCAAGGATTCACCTGGGTGTTTGTGACCCCCGGTGCTGGCAAGGACTCGCAGAGATCGCCTCCCGTCGCGCCAAGCACAAAGGCAAAACTGACTGAAGTTCTTGATGGCTCGCCAAAGTCCGGGGCACCAATGACTTTTACGCGGTCAACGCCAAAGGCTACGTTCGATGGCGAGAACGAAAATCAACGGTGGATGAACCAAGTCTACGCTATGTTGGAAGCTAAGATAGCACAACTTCCACATTCTACGAGCATTCCTCCAACCGGAAAGGTGGCGATCTGCTTCCATGTTGGCACAGATGGTCGCATTTTCTCCCAAGAATTTTGCGCCAAGAGCGGTCGCCCCGAGACCGATGCATTGGTTATGCGCGCGCTACACGCTGCCGCTCCCTTCCCGCCACCACCAACCGGCATCAATAAGGGCTTAATTTGGGTAAAAAAGTTCGACAGCACATCGCCGTAA